Proteins from one Microcoleus sp. FACHB-672 genomic window:
- a CDS encoding non-ribosomal peptide synthetase, with the protein MQTITGFRLSHQQKYLWSLLQESPTYRAQFSILIEGNLNQEALKEALQAVINRHEILRTTFHRRPGLKVPIQVIESFTIPSWEFIDFTKTDSQDIPTKLQSLFQEETHVSFNFDKPLLLRLTLIHLSKDRYIILASLPSLCADNKTLKNLLQEISQSYQSCIQGEELPDQEMVQYVQFSEWQNELLEDEDAAVGKEYWNQQDFSTLANLKLPFENKQVEVPARFEPSLIEDKIELSLVDKIEQVTGKYNVSTSLFLLACWKILLWRLTGRENIIVNCAFDGRKYEELEPALGLFAKFLPLQTHLQDNFHFNEILQEVQQCEQDAYKWQEYFLVEDIGNAILPFSFEFEEQSATYSATDVSFSIVQKYVCFNRFKVKLSCQRQDNFLLVEFHYDPAYIDEIAIRCLAEQFHTLLESAANNPESVIRQLGILSERTRNQLLVEFNNTQTNYSQNQCVHQFFEEQVRRTPDNTALVFENQQLTYRELNDRANKLVNYLQKLGVEPEAIIAIYVERSLEMVIAMLGVLKTGSAYLPLDPAMPADRIALMLQDAKVPVLLTQQNLVNNLGKHAAQVLCLDTEWEVIEKQAEDSIKPLKLTISNPSNLAYVIYTSGSTGIPKGVAIEHRQLSNYLQGITEQLDLSAGANFALISTFAADLGHTVVFPSLCSGGCLHIISQERATHPEALADYCRQYPIDCLKIVPSHLQALLTASSPADILPLQRLILGGEALSWNLIKTIKKYAPNCSILNHYGPTEATVGVLTYQVDSGKCAHISETVPLGSPLPNTQIYLLDSHLQPVPVGVPGEIYIGGAGLARGYLNQPKLTEEKFIVNPFNPETRLYKTGDLARYLPDGNLEFLGRIDHQVKIRGFRIELGEIETALSKHPAVRETVVVVREDKLGEKSLVAYINFKSKIQNPKSSELRAFLKEKLPDYMLPSAFVVLKVLPLTPNGKIDRQALPAPETLNTDLADTFVAPRTPVEEVLAGIWAKLLNPEKLGVHDNFFDLGGHSLLITQLLAKVRESFDVNLPLRTLFDFPTIAGLANSIEKQNANSFTLHPSTFDINAEAVLDSTIRPATQLVYSAKPTSIFLTGATGFLGAFLLNELLQQTQADIYCLVRSSDIESGKQRLQNSLECYSLWDECLSHRIIPVVGNLSQPLLGLSNEQFRKLANQLDVIYHNGAFVNFTYPYSALKNANVIGTQEIVRLASEIKLKPVHFISTTSVFSPVIESGVQIVREQDDLTPGKSLTGGYAQSKWVAEKLIEIARERGIPVSIYRPGRISGHSQTGVCNPSDFLYRAITGCIQLGCAPVHERRMNIAPIDYVSRAIVHLSQQKELLGNTFHLANPQPFILNELVDWIRTLGYPLDRVSYEYWRAEIRNRAGESQENALYPLVGLFSEGDAETPAVKSRALQFDCQNTLNGLAGTDIICPTVDINLFRTYFSYLIARGIVNAPEQDD; encoded by the coding sequence ATGCAAACAATTACTGGATTTCGGCTTTCTCATCAACAAAAATATTTATGGTCATTGCTACAAGAAAGCCCCACTTATCGTGCCCAATTTTCTATTCTTATAGAAGGCAATCTTAACCAAGAAGCGTTAAAAGAAGCTTTACAAGCAGTAATCAATCGGCATGAAATTCTGCGGACAACCTTTCATCGCCGGCCAGGGCTAAAAGTTCCGATTCAAGTGATAGAAAGTTTCACTATACCTTCCTGGGAATTTATCGATTTTACTAAAACCGATTCTCAGGATATACCAACGAAACTTCAAAGCCTCTTTCAAGAAGAAACTCACGTTAGTTTTAATTTTGATAAGCCGCTTTTATTGCGTTTAACTTTAATTCATCTATCGAAAGATAGATATATTATTCTTGCCAGTTTACCCTCGCTTTGCGCCGACAACAAGACACTCAAGAATTTACTTCAAGAAATTAGCCAAAGTTATCAATCTTGTATTCAAGGTGAGGAGCTGCCTGACCAAGAAATGGTGCAATATGTTCAATTTTCAGAATGGCAGAATGAATTACTGGAAGATGAAGATGCAGCAGTCGGCAAAGAATATTGGAATCAGCAAGATTTCTCGACTTTGGCTAATTTAAAGTTGCCTTTTGAAAATAAACAAGTTGAGGTGCCGGCACGCTTTGAACCCAGCTTGATTGAAGATAAAATAGAGCTTTCTCTCGTTGATAAAATAGAACAAGTCACAGGAAAGTATAATGTTTCAACTTCTCTATTTTTACTCGCTTGCTGGAAAATCTTACTTTGGCGATTAACTGGGCGAGAAAATATCATTGTTAACTGCGCCTTTGATGGCAGAAAATATGAAGAATTAGAACCGGCACTTGGATTATTTGCCAAATTCTTACCCCTTCAGACTCATCTGCAAGATAACTTCCACTTCAATGAAATTTTGCAAGAAGTCCAGCAGTGCGAACAGGATGCTTACAAGTGGCAGGAATATTTCTTAGTAGAAGACATTGGCAATGCTATTTTACCTTTTAGTTTCGAGTTTGAGGAACAGTCGGCAACTTATTCTGCTACTGATGTATCCTTTTCAATTGTTCAGAAGTACGTCTGCTTTAATCGCTTCAAAGTCAAACTTTCTTGCCAACGTCAGGACAATTTTCTTTTAGTAGAGTTTCACTACGATCCGGCTTATATTGACGAAATAGCGATTCGATGCTTAGCTGAACAATTTCATACTTTGCTAGAAAGTGCCGCAAATAACCCAGAAAGTGTGATAAGACAGTTAGGAATATTGAGCGAACGCACGCGAAATCAATTGTTAGTAGAATTTAACAATACCCAGACAAATTATTCCCAAAATCAATGTGTTCATCAATTTTTTGAAGAGCAAGTAAGGCGCACACCTGATAACACTGCGCTTGTATTTGAAAATCAGCAGTTAACCTACCGTGAACTGAATGATCGGGCGAACAAACTTGTAAATTATCTACAAAAGTTAGGGGTAGAACCTGAAGCAATTATAGCAATTTATGTAGAACGTTCCTTGGAAATGGTGATAGCAATGCTGGGCGTTCTTAAAACCGGCAGTGCGTATTTACCGCTTGATCCAGCCATGCCGGCAGATCGCATAGCCTTGATGTTGCAAGATGCCAAGGTGCCGGTTTTGTTAACGCAGCAGAATTTAGTGAATAACTTAGGCAAACACGCAGCACAGGTTCTTTGCCTAGATACGGAATGGGAAGTTATAGAAAAGCAAGCAGAAGATTCAATTAAACCCCTAAAATTAACTATCTCAAACCCATCGAACCTCGCCTATGTAATTTACACCTCTGGTTCCACTGGCATCCCCAAAGGCGTTGCGATTGAACATCGGCAACTATCTAATTACTTGCAGGGAATTACCGAGCAATTAGACTTAAGTGCCGGTGCAAATTTTGCCCTGATTTCTACATTCGCCGCGGACTTAGGACACACAGTTGTTTTTCCCTCCCTGTGCAGCGGTGGCTGTCTGCATATCATTTCTCAAGAACGTGCCACACATCCTGAAGCACTTGCAGATTATTGCCGGCAATATCCCATTGATTGCCTCAAAATTGTGCCTTCTCATTTGCAAGCATTACTAACAGCTTCTTCTCCCGCAGATATCCTACCCCTACAGCGATTAATTCTAGGTGGTGAAGCGTTAAGTTGGAACTTGATTAAGACGATCAAAAAATACGCCCCAAACTGTTCGATCTTAAACCATTATGGGCCAACAGAAGCAACCGTAGGTGTGTTGACTTATCAGGTAGATTCAGGAAAATGCGCTCACATTTCGGAAACAGTTCCCCTAGGTTCTCCCCTGCCAAATACACAGATTTATTTACTAGATTCACACTTGCAGCCGGTGCCAGTTGGGGTGCCTGGTGAAATTTATATTGGGGGTGCTGGGTTAGCACGAGGCTATTTAAACCAACCCAAACTCACGGAAGAAAAATTTATTGTCAACCCATTTAATCCAGAAACACGACTGTATAAAACTGGCGATTTAGCTCGTTATTTACCGGATGGAAATCTTGAGTTTTTAGGACGAATTGATCATCAGGTAAAAATTCGCGGTTTCCGCATTGAATTAGGCGAAATTGAAACAGCGCTGTCTAAACATCCGGCAGTACGAGAAACGGTTGTTGTCGTGCGAGAAGATAAGCTAGGGGAAAAAAGCCTTGTCGCCTACATCAATTTCAAGTCTAAAATTCAAAATCCCAAATCCAGTGAATTGCGTGCCTTCTTGAAAGAAAAACTGCCGGATTATATGCTGCCATCAGCATTTGTCGTACTCAAGGTGTTGCCACTGACGCCAAATGGCAAAATAGATCGTCAAGCGCTGCCGGCACCAGAAACCCTAAATACCGATTTAGCCGATACATTTGTTGCACCTCGCACACCCGTTGAGGAGGTATTAGCCGGCATTTGGGCAAAACTACTTAATCCTGAAAAATTGGGGGTTCATGATAATTTCTTTGATTTGGGAGGACACTCCTTACTCATTACTCAACTGTTAGCAAAGGTTCGAGAAAGTTTTGATGTGAATTTGCCTCTACGCACTTTGTTTGACTTTCCTACGATTGCCGGTTTAGCAAATAGCATTGAAAAGCAAAATGCCAATTCTTTTACGCTTCATCCCTCAACCTTTGATATCAATGCTGAAGCTGTCTTAGATTCTACAATTCGTCCCGCCACTCAGCTTGTTTATTCTGCCAAGCCTACCTCTATCTTCTTAACAGGAGCAACCGGCTTCCTCGGCGCTTTTTTACTGAATGAACTGCTGCAACAAACCCAGGCAGATATTTATTGCCTGGTACGCTCCTCTGATATTGAATCAGGCAAACAGCGCTTACAAAACAGCCTTGAATGTTACTCGCTTTGGGATGAATGCCTGAGTCATCGAATTATTCCAGTTGTCGGAAATTTGTCTCAACCCCTTTTAGGTCTTTCAAATGAGCAATTTCGAAAACTCGCAAATCAACTCGATGTTATTTACCACAATGGTGCATTTGTTAACTTCACTTATCCCTATTCAGCGCTCAAAAACGCTAATGTTATAGGAACTCAAGAAATTGTGCGCTTGGCAAGTGAAATTAAACTCAAGCCTGTCCATTTTATTTCTACCACCTCTGTTTTTTCACCAGTGATTGAGTCAGGCGTTCAAATTGTTCGAGAGCAAGATGATTTGACTCCGGGAAAATCCCTTACAGGTGGTTATGCTCAGAGCAAATGGGTGGCTGAAAAGTTAATAGAAATTGCCCGCGAGCGAGGAATTCCTGTTTCTATATACAGACCCGGACGTATTTCTGGACACAGTCAAACAGGGGTTTGTAATCCTAGTGATTTTCTCTACAGAGCGATCACCGGCTGCATTCAACTCGGATGTGCGCCTGTTCATGAGCGAAGGATGAATATCGCACCAATTGACTATGTAAGCCGAGCGATTGTTCATCTGTCTCAACAAAAAGAATTGCTCGGCAATACCTTTCATTTAGCCAACCCTCAGCCATTTATCCTCAATGAATTAGTCGATTGGATTCGCACGTTGGGTTATCCACTTGATCGGGTTTCTTATGAGTATTGGCGTGCAGAAATACGCAATCGAGCTGGAGAGTCTCAGGAAAATGCTTTATATCCCCTTGTTGGTCTTTTTTCTGAAGGAGATGCTGAAACGCCGGCAGTTAAATCAAGAGCGCTACAGTTCGATTGCCAGAATACGTTAAATGGTCTTGCTGGCACAGACATCATTTGCCCAACAGTAGATATTAACTTGTTCCGCACTTACTTCTCATATCTCATCGCTCGTGGCATTGTAAATGCGCCCGAGCAAGACGATTAA
- a CDS encoding non-ribosomal peptide synthetase — protein sequence MSDLLARMAELSPEKRELLLRRLNHKKENVSPISIKPQARTSNVFPLSFSQQRLWFLDQLDPGNPTYNIPAAIRLAGKLNVGALEQSFNEVIKRHEVLRVTFATVDEQPVQIIHPPGNFKLSVLDLTTSPNQDFQIQSLIIEEVKRPFELAKEPLLRVSLLHLNDSEYVVILTMHHIIADGWSMGIFIEEIAALYQAFSSGKPSPLPELSIQYPDFATWQRKWLQGEVLEKQIAYWKKQLEGTLPVLELPAARPRSAVQTFQGAQESFVVPKKLTEALAELSRREGTTLFMTLLAAFKTLLYRYTGQTDILIGSPIANRNRAEVEKLIGFFVNTLVLRTGLVGNPTFRELLSRVREVALGAYAHQDLPFEKLVEELQPTRNMSHAPLFQVMFILQNSPMPSLELPGLTLHPLEVETSTAKFDLTLSMLNTKEGLDGVWEYNTDLFDAATIKRVTGHFQNLLEGIVANPEQQISKLPLLTERERNQLLVEWGNSTAQELWTEDYSGLCIHELFEAQVEKTPDAVVVVFEYQQLTYQELNQRANQLAYYLQTLGVKPEVLVGICVERSLEMLVGLLAILKAGGAYVPLDPTYPSERLALMLEDAQVPVLLTQKHLRESLPEHQAQVVCLDQYELHNFDNNSLKNLKFPSSNPSNLAYVIYTSGSTGRPKGVQIAHASVINFLRSMQNRLEVTEKEVFLAETSLSFDIAILELFLPLITGACVVLVSREVASNGTELLKILNSSGATFMQATPATWQMLLAAGWQESKNLKILCGGEALLQKLANQLLERGANVWNLYGPTETTIWSTISQVESNEQLVSIGRPIANTQIYILDSSLQPVPIGAVGELYIGGAGLSRGYLNRPDLTAERFIPNPFFKETEGEMEGEGEFYLTQTSDRLYKTGDLARYLPTGEIEYLGRIDHQVKIRGFRIELGEIESALSRHSSVREVVVTAREARPGEKFLVAYLVLKEQLVNEQSQSSNLKSSDLRNFLKEKLPDYMVPAAFVLLEALPLTPNGKVDRRALPAPDTAMGDLASTFISPRNPIEEVIAGIWSEVLHVDRVGIHDNFFELGGHSLLATQVISRLREALQIELPLRYLFESPTVAGLSERIIITTENLTETTLQAPPLLPVPRPKELPLSFAQQRLWFLDQLDPGTPAYNISAAVHLKGDLNAPALEKSFHEIINRHEVLRTSFATANGQPVQIIHPNFDFTLSILDLAERQNSTSKLQSFILEEAQQPFDLTRLPLLRVKLLKLETTEWVVVLTMHHIVSDGWSMGVFVQEFATLYKAFCAGNPSPLPALPIQYADYAMWQRKWLQRDVLEAKLNYWKQQLGTSLPVLKFPTVRTRTDVSTFRGASYSFQLSANLSKAINQVSRQENVTLFMTLLAAFQTLLYRYTNQDDLVVGTDIANRTQVETESLIGFFVNLLVLRTDLSGNPTFRELLKRVREVTLNAYAHQDLPFEKLVEALRPDRSSSHNPLFQVLFVLQNMPVPALELPGLTLTPLEIDSGTAKFDLALFMAETKSEIIGTFKYNSDLFDETTIAQISARFVTLLTSIVTQTDTRLNNLEIITEAEKQKQAMQEVKREKGNFSKFKTIKPKALSLPQGELIQTEFLKPGETFPLVIKPAVAEVDIIDWAKNNREFIETKLLQHGAILFRGFNEPLVSVFEQFALSLCPQLFGEYGDLPREGISGKVYGSTPYPADKAILFHNESSHLHRWPLKIWFFCVQPAQQGGETPIVDCRRVYQLLDPKLIEKFTQKQLVYVRNYTDGLDVSWQEFFRTTDKAVVEDYCRQAAIEFEWKENNGLRTKKIRPAVTKHPKTGEMVFFNQLPLHHVSCLDPAVRASLLSVFGEENLPRNVYYGDGTPIEDSVIEEIQAVYQEAAVTFPWQAGDILMLDNMLAAHSRNPFTGSRKIVVAMGEMFSEDNY from the coding sequence ATGAGCGATCTTCTCGCACGCATGGCGGAACTTTCTCCAGAAAAACGTGAGCTGCTGTTGCGCCGGCTTAACCACAAAAAAGAAAACGTTTCCCCTATATCAATCAAACCCCAAGCTCGAACCTCTAATGTTTTTCCCCTCTCATTTTCTCAGCAGCGGTTATGGTTCCTCGATCAATTAGATCCAGGCAACCCGACTTATAACATCCCTGCGGCTATCCGTCTGGCGGGAAAGCTCAATGTGGGTGCTTTAGAGCAAAGTTTTAACGAGGTGATCAAGCGTCATGAAGTTTTGCGGGTAACTTTTGCAACGGTAGATGAGCAACCCGTTCAAATCATTCATCCACCTGGTAATTTTAAATTGTCGGTTTTAGATTTAACAACCAGCCCGAATCAAGATTTCCAAATTCAAAGCTTGATAATCGAGGAAGTAAAGCGACCATTTGAATTGGCAAAAGAGCCGTTATTACGAGTTAGCTTGCTGCATTTAAATGATTCAGAATATGTGGTGATCTTAACGATGCACCACATCATCGCTGATGGGTGGTCGATGGGTATCTTTATTGAAGAAATTGCGGCGCTTTATCAAGCTTTTTCTAGTGGCAAGCCCTCCCCTCTTCCTGAACTGTCCATTCAGTACCCAGATTTCGCAACTTGGCAGCGAAAGTGGCTCCAAGGAGAGGTGTTAGAAAAGCAAATTGCCTATTGGAAAAAGCAGCTAGAAGGCACTCTTCCTGTATTAGAGTTGCCGGCAGCTCGACCGCGCTCAGCAGTGCAAACCTTCCAAGGCGCACAGGAAAGTTTCGTTGTTCCTAAAAAGCTGACTGAGGCGCTTGCTGAATTAAGCCGGCGTGAAGGAACAACCTTATTTATGACCTTGCTGGCAGCGTTTAAAACATTACTTTACCGCTACACCGGCCAAACAGATATTTTAATTGGTTCTCCAATTGCTAACCGCAATCGAGCTGAAGTTGAAAAATTAATAGGCTTTTTTGTTAATACTTTAGTGTTACGAACTGGTTTAGTCGGCAATCCAACTTTTCGGGAGTTGCTAAGCCGAGTTCGAGAAGTTGCATTAGGCGCTTATGCTCATCAAGACTTGCCATTTGAGAAGCTGGTAGAGGAATTGCAGCCGACACGCAACATGAGCCATGCGCCCCTATTTCAGGTAATGTTTATCCTTCAAAATTCCCCAATGCCATCCCTGGAACTGCCAGGATTAACCTTGCATCCCTTGGAAGTAGAAACCAGCACCGCTAAGTTTGATTTAACCCTGTCAATGCTCAACACAAAAGAGGGATTAGATGGAGTATGGGAGTATAATACCGATTTATTTGATGCGGCCACAATTAAGCGAGTAACTGGGCATTTTCAGAATCTATTAGAAGGAATTGTTGCAAATCCAGAACAGCAAATTTCCAAGTTACCATTACTAACTGAGCGTGAGCGCAATCAACTGTTAGTTGAATGGGGTAATTCTACGGCACAGGAGCTATGGACAGAAGATTACTCTGGATTGTGCATACATGAACTCTTTGAAGCACAAGTAGAAAAAACTCCAGATGCGGTTGTCGTAGTCTTTGAATATCAACAACTAACTTATCAAGAACTCAATCAAAGAGCGAATCAACTTGCCTACTATTTACAAACTCTCGGTGTTAAACCCGAAGTCCTAGTCGGAATTTGTGTTGAGCGTTCCCTAGAAATGCTTGTGGGACTTCTGGCAATTCTTAAAGCCGGCGGCGCTTACGTCCCGCTTGATCCAACCTATCCATCTGAACGCCTTGCACTCATGTTAGAGGACGCACAGGTGCCGGTGCTATTAACTCAAAAACACCTGAGAGAAAGCCTGCCAGAACATCAAGCTCAGGTGGTGTGTCTGGACCAATATGAATTACATAATTTCGACAATAATTCCCTTAAAAATCTCAAGTTTCCTAGCTCTAATCCTTCCAATCTAGCCTATGTAATTTATACTTCTGGCTCTACAGGACGCCCTAAAGGTGTGCAAATCGCACACGCTTCTGTGATTAACTTCTTAAGGTCAATGCAGAACCGGCTAGAAGTCACAGAGAAAGAAGTTTTTCTTGCCGAAACTTCTCTCTCATTTGATATTGCGATCTTGGAGCTTTTCCTGCCGCTTATTACAGGCGCTTGCGTTGTTTTGGTCAGCCGTGAAGTCGCCTCTAATGGTACAGAACTCTTAAAAATATTGAACAGTTCGGGCGCTACATTCATGCAAGCAACTCCGGCAACTTGGCAAATGCTTTTAGCAGCAGGATGGCAAGAAAGTAAGAATTTAAAAATACTCTGCGGCGGTGAAGCTTTACTGCAAAAGCTCGCCAATCAGTTGCTAGAAAGAGGTGCGAACGTATGGAATCTTTATGGCCCTACAGAAACCACGATTTGGTCTACTATCTCTCAAGTTGAGTCGAATGAGCAGCTAGTTTCCATTGGTCGTCCGATAGCGAATACACAAATTTACATATTAGACTCTTCCCTGCAACCAGTGCCGATCGGTGCGGTTGGTGAACTGTATATCGGCGGTGCCGGCTTATCTAGAGGGTATTTAAACCGGCCCGATTTAACGGCTGAGCGCTTTATTCCTAACCCTTTCTTTAAAGAGACAGAGGGGGAGATGGAAGGAGAGGGAGAATTTTATCTTACCCAGACTTCAGACCGGCTCTACAAAACTGGCGATTTAGCCCGTTATCTTCCCACTGGAGAAATTGAATATTTAGGCCGAATTGATCATCAAGTAAAAATTCGGGGATTCCGGATCGAGTTAGGAGAAATTGAATCTGCCCTCAGTCGGCATTCTTCTGTACGGGAAGTTGTGGTTACAGCTAGAGAAGCTCGTCCGGGCGAGAAGTTTTTAGTCGCTTATCTTGTCCTTAAGGAGCAATTAGTTAATGAACAATCCCAAAGTTCAAATTTAAAATCAAGCGATTTGCGTAATTTCTTGAAAGAAAAGTTACCGGATTACATGGTGCCGGCTGCTTTTGTGCTGCTGGAAGCCCTACCTTTAACGCCTAACGGGAAAGTTGACCGCCGAGCGCTGCCGGCACCAGACACGGCTATGGGTGACTTAGCCAGCACTTTTATCAGTCCCCGAAACCCGATTGAAGAGGTAATTGCCGGCATCTGGAGTGAAGTTCTTCATGTTGACCGAGTCGGCATCCACGATAACTTTTTTGAATTGGGCGGACATTCATTATTAGCCACTCAGGTAATTTCTCGACTGCGCGAAGCATTGCAAATTGAACTTCCCCTGCGCTATCTGTTTGAGTCGCCTACGGTGGCGGGGTTAAGTGAGCGTATCATTATCACCACAGAAAATCTTACCGAAACAACTCTTCAAGCACCGCCCTTACTTCCAGTTCCACGGCCTAAAGAATTGCCCCTTTCTTTTGCCCAACAGCGGCTTTGGTTTCTCGATCAATTAGATCCGGGGACTCCTGCCTATAATATTTCTGCGGCGGTACATCTCAAAGGTGACCTCAATGCGCCAGCGCTGGAAAAAAGTTTTCATGAAATTATCAATCGTCATGAAGTTCTGCGGACGAGTTTTGCGACAGCAAATGGGCAACCCGTTCAAATCATCCATCCAAATTTTGATTTTACATTGTCGATTTTGGATTTAGCAGAACGCCAGAATTCAACCTCAAAACTGCAAAGCTTTATCCTTGAAGAAGCGCAACAACCTTTCGATTTGACACGCTTACCTTTGCTGCGAGTTAAGTTGCTAAAATTAGAGACAACAGAGTGGGTTGTCGTGCTGACAATGCACCACATCGTTTCTGATGGTTGGTCGATGGGAGTGTTCGTTCAGGAATTTGCGACACTTTACAAAGCATTTTGTGCCGGCAACCCTTCCCCACTGCCAGCTTTACCGATTCAATATGCAGACTATGCGATGTGGCAGCGCAAGTGGTTGCAAAGAGACGTTTTAGAAGCCAAGCTGAACTACTGGAAGCAGCAGTTAGGAACAAGCTTGCCGGTGTTGAAATTCCCGACTGTGCGAACGCGAACTGATGTTTCGACATTTCGCGGTGCCAGTTACTCCTTCCAGTTATCTGCAAATTTGTCTAAGGCAATTAATCAAGTAAGCCGGCAAGAAAATGTCACACTTTTTATGACATTGTTGGCTGCTTTTCAAACGCTTTTATATCGCTACACAAATCAGGATGATCTGGTTGTTGGCACCGATATCGCAAATCGCACTCAAGTAGAAACCGAATCTCTGATTGGGTTCTTTGTGAATCTCCTCGTCTTACGCACTGATCTCAGCGGCAACCCGACTTTTCGGGAGTTGTTGAAGCGAGTTCGAGAGGTAACATTAAATGCTTATGCCCATCAAGATTTGCCTTTTGAGAAACTGGTGGAAGCATTGCGTCCTGATCGCAGTTCTAGCCATAACCCACTCTTTCAAGTGTTATTTGTCCTGCAAAATATGCCGGTGCCGGCTTTAGAACTTCCGGGTTTAACTTTAACCCCCCTTGAAATTGATAGCGGCACAGCCAAATTCGATCTGGCTTTATTTATGGCGGAAACAAAGTCTGAAATCATCGGAACGTTTAAGTATAATTCAGATCTTTTTGACGAAACAACCATCGCGCAAATTTCTGCTCGCTTTGTTACCTTACTCACCAGCATTGTTACGCAAACTGATACTCGTTTAAATAATTTAGAAATTATTACAGAAGCTGAAAAACAGAAACAAGCCATGCAGGAAGTCAAACGAGAAAAAGGTAATTTTAGCAAATTCAAAACTATCAAGCCGAAAGCGTTGAGTTTGCCCCAAGGAGAATTAATTCAAACCGAGTTTCTAAAGCCTGGAGAAACTTTTCCTTTAGTCATCAAGCCGGCTGTCGCTGAGGTTGATATCATTGACTGGGCAAAGAATAACCGGGAATTCATCGAAACCAAATTGCTACAGCATGGCGCAATTTTATTTCGAGGGTTTAACGAACCTTTAGTGTCTGTATTTGAGCAGTTTGCTCTTTCTCTTTGTCCTCAATTATTTGGCGAGTATGGGGATTTACCTCGCGAAGGAATTAGCGGAAAAGTTTACGGGTCAACGCCTTATCCGGCGGATAAAGCGATTTTATTTCATAACGAAAGTTCACACTTGCATCGCTGGCCGTTAAAAATTTGGTTTTTCTGTGTGCAGCCGGCACAACAAGGCGGCGAAACCCCGATTGTTGACTGTCGCAGAGTTTATCAACTTCTTGACCCCAAACTCATCGAAAAATTCACGCAAAAGCAGCTTGTCTATGTCCGCAACTACACCGATGGACTTGATGTAAGTTGGCAGGAATTTTTTAGAACGACAGATAAAGCCGTCGTAGAAGATTATTGCCGGCAAGCTGCCATAGAGTTTGAGTGGAAAGAAAACAATGGTTTGAGAACTAAAAAAATTAGGCCGGCAGTAACGAAACATCCAAAAACTGGAGAAATGGTTTTTTTCAATCAACTCCCATTGCATCATGTTTCCTGCTTAGATCCAGCAGTTCGCGCCTCCTTACTCTCTGTATTCGGAGAAGAAAATTTACCCCGCAATGTCTACTACGGAGATGGAACGCCCATAGAAGATTCTGTCATTGAAGAAATTCAAGCCGTGTATCAAGAGGCCGCTGTTACGTTCCCTTGGCAGGCTGGAGACATATTAATGTTAGATAATATGTTGGCCGCCCACAGCCGCAATCCTTTTACCGGTTCCCGAAAAATTGTAGTTGCAATGGGAGAAATGTTTTCTGAAGACAATTATTAA